One segment of Vallicoccus soli DNA contains the following:
- a CDS encoding aldose epimerase family protein, protein MAARTSSEDAGRTADGLPVQRWTLASDGGLVARVLTLGGIVQSLEVPDRDGRARSVVLGLPAPADYAGPGRYMGALIGRYGNRLGGGRFVLDGTEHRVPANDGPNALHGGPGGFHSRVWDARPVDAAAPGAAALELTLVSPDGDQGFPGELSVRVVYEVGPSTWSVRYEATTSAPTVVNLTSHSYFALGGEGSGSVEDQLLRIPASRVTEVAEGLVPTGRLLDVEGTPLDLRAPTRVGAGLRDPHPQLLLGLGYDHDWVLDEPSDGEDLALAAELDDPASGRRMQVWSTEPDVQFHSGNFLDGGLVGIGGGTYRQGDGLCLETQHAPDSPNHPDRPSTVLRPGETYRSRTEHRFSTLP, encoded by the coding sequence GTGGCCGCCAGGACCAGCAGCGAGGACGCGGGCCGCACCGCCGACGGGCTGCCCGTGCAGCGCTGGACGCTCGCCTCCGACGGCGGCCTGGTCGCACGGGTGCTCACCCTCGGCGGCATCGTCCAGTCGCTCGAGGTGCCCGACCGCGACGGCCGCGCGCGCAGCGTCGTGCTCGGCCTGCCGGCGCCCGCCGACTACGCCGGCCCCGGGCGCTACATGGGCGCGCTCATCGGGCGCTACGGCAACCGGCTCGGCGGCGGGCGCTTCGTCCTCGACGGCACCGAGCACCGGGTCCCGGCGAACGACGGCCCCAACGCGCTGCACGGCGGCCCGGGCGGCTTCCACTCCCGCGTCTGGGACGCGCGCCCGGTCGACGCCGCCGCCCCCGGCGCCGCCGCGCTCGAGCTGACCCTCGTCAGCCCCGACGGCGACCAGGGCTTCCCCGGCGAGCTGTCCGTGCGCGTGGTGTACGAGGTCGGCCCGTCGACCTGGTCGGTGCGCTACGAGGCCACGACCAGCGCGCCGACCGTCGTCAACCTCACCAGCCACTCGTACTTCGCGCTCGGCGGCGAGGGCAGCGGCAGCGTCGAGGACCAGCTGCTGCGCATCCCCGCCTCGCGCGTCACCGAGGTCGCCGAGGGGCTCGTGCCCACGGGCCGCCTGCTCGACGTCGAGGGGACGCCGCTCGACCTGCGCGCGCCGACCCGCGTCGGCGCCGGGCTGCGCGACCCGCACCCGCAGCTGCTGCTCGGCCTGGGCTACGACCACGACTGGGTGCTCGACGAGCCGTCGGACGGCGAGGACCTCGCGCTCGCCGCGGAGCTCGACGACCCCGCGTCGGGGCGGCGGATGCAGGTCTGGAGCACCGAGCCGGACGTGCAGTTCCACTCGGGCAACTTCCTCGACGGCGGCCTCGTCGGGATCGGCGGCGGGACCTACCGCCAGGGCGACGGGCTGTGCCTGGAGACCCAGCACGCCCCGGACTCCCCCAACCACCCGGACCGGCCCTCCACGGTGCTGCGCCCGGGCGAGACGTACCGGTCCCGCACGGAGCACCGCTTCTCGACCCTGCCCTGA
- a CDS encoding Chromate resistance protein ChrB, with protein MVAQESPGEWVLLQYRLPREPSTPRSAVWRRLRALGVAQLGDGLVALPHDARTREQLDWVAAEVREASGTAALWLARPATAAQEAELARTMARARAEEYRAVRDEALAGLQRTGGAGAASLPPAEHARLVKRLRAELRRVRRRDFSAPPERAEAVAAVEELARAAAAAPVAAGRHP; from the coding sequence GTGGTCGCACAGGAGAGCCCCGGCGAGTGGGTGCTGCTGCAGTACCGGCTGCCGCGCGAGCCCTCGACGCCGCGCAGCGCGGTCTGGCGCAGGCTGCGCGCGCTGGGCGTCGCCCAGCTCGGCGACGGCCTCGTCGCCCTGCCGCACGACGCCCGCACGCGCGAGCAGCTGGACTGGGTCGCGGCCGAGGTCCGCGAGGCCTCGGGAACGGCCGCGCTCTGGCTGGCGCGGCCGGCGACGGCCGCCCAGGAGGCCGAGCTGGCGCGCACGATGGCGCGGGCGCGGGCCGAGGAGTACCGCGCGGTGCGCGACGAGGCGCTGGCCGGGCTGCAGCGCACCGGCGGAGCGGGTGCCGCGTCCCTGCCCCCGGCCGAGCACGCCCGGCTGGTCAAGCGCCTGCGCGCCGAGCTGCGCCGGGTGCGGCGCCGCGACTTCTCCGCCCCGCCCGAGCGCGCCGAGGCCGTCGCCGCGGTCGAGGAGCTGGCGCGCGCCGCGGCCGCCGCTCCCGTGGCGGCGGGGCGGCACCCGTGA
- a CDS encoding chromate resistance protein ChrB domain-containing protein codes for MRWATRAGVHIDRAACAWLLRRFVDPGAVFVFVADPAQVPADATPFDVPGVDLSHHGRDCSFETVLRRYELTDPVLWRIAALVHEADLDDGRYDAPEAPGFDLALRALSMVEGDERVLELTGPLFDGVYEFFRRELLLGREPS; via the coding sequence GTGAGGTGGGCGACGCGCGCCGGCGTGCACATCGACCGGGCGGCGTGCGCCTGGCTGCTGCGGCGGTTCGTGGACCCCGGGGCCGTCTTCGTGTTCGTCGCCGACCCCGCGCAGGTGCCCGCCGACGCGACGCCGTTCGACGTGCCCGGCGTCGACCTCTCCCACCACGGCCGCGACTGCAGCTTCGAGACGGTCCTGCGCCGCTACGAGCTCACCGACCCGGTCCTGTGGCGGATCGCGGCGCTGGTCCACGAGGCGGACCTCGACGACGGGCGCTACGACGCCCCCGAGGCCCCCGGCTTCGACCTCGCCCTGCGGGCCCTGTCCATGGTCGAGGGCGACGAGCGGGTCCTCGAGCTGACCGGCCCGCTGTTCGACGGCGTGTACGAGTTCTTCCGGCGCGAGCTGCTCCTCGGGAGGGAACCCTCATGA
- a CDS encoding carbon-nitrogen hydrolase family protein, whose product MTSTSAGAVRIAAAAAHFGRSLEFDLQRVTTIVQHARDAGASLLVLPDGALGGYLPDLRQPDPAALPPALEPDDPVLLRVGAAAGAMVVCVGYCEAAEGGGRYDAAVAVSGDGVLGRHRKVHRPPGEADAYLAGDGFTAFDSPVGRLGMLVDYDKVFPESARALAVDGAEVIASLCAWPTRVGARVSRLSQDRQSRLFDLYDCARAAENQVVLASANQTGSYGGLRFVGQAKVVGPGGEVLARTWAKAGLAVAEVDVAGEVGAARRGVDHLAGRRPGAYASLVGVPR is encoded by the coding sequence GTGACCTCGACGAGCGCCGGAGCGGTGCGCATCGCCGCCGCCGCGGCGCACTTCGGGCGCAGCCTCGAGTTCGACCTGCAACGGGTGACGACGATCGTGCAGCACGCGCGCGACGCGGGTGCCTCGCTGCTCGTGCTCCCGGACGGCGCGCTGGGCGGCTACCTGCCCGACCTGCGCCAGCCCGACCCGGCCGCCCTGCCGCCCGCGCTGGAGCCGGACGACCCCGTGCTGCTGCGGGTCGGCGCGGCCGCCGGGGCGATGGTCGTCTGCGTCGGCTACTGCGAGGCCGCCGAGGGCGGCGGCCGCTACGACGCGGCGGTGGCCGTGAGCGGCGACGGGGTCCTCGGCCGGCACCGCAAGGTCCACCGCCCGCCCGGGGAGGCGGACGCGTACCTCGCGGGCGACGGCTTCACCGCGTTCGACAGCCCGGTCGGGCGCCTCGGGATGCTCGTCGACTACGACAAGGTGTTCCCCGAGTCCGCCCGCGCCCTGGCGGTGGACGGCGCCGAGGTCATCGCGAGCCTCTGCGCCTGGCCGACCCGCGTCGGCGCCCGGGTCAGCCGGCTCTCGCAGGACCGCCAGTCGCGGCTGTTCGACCTCTACGACTGCGCCCGCGCCGCGGAGAACCAGGTGGTGCTGGCCTCGGCCAACCAGACCGGCTCGTACGGCGGCCTGCGCTTCGTCGGCCAGGCCAAGGTCGTGGGGCCGGGCGGGGAGGTGCTCGCGCGCACCTGGGCCAAGGCCGGGCTCGCCGTCGCCGAGGTCGACGTGGCCGGCGAGGTCGGCGCCGCGCGGCGCGGCGTCGACCACCTGGCCGGCCGGCGCCCGGGGGCGTACGCCTCCCTCGTCGGGGTCCCCCGCTAG